From a single Nitrogeniibacter mangrovi genomic region:
- a CDS encoding ribulose bisphosphate carboxylase small subunit: MRITQGTFSFLPDLTDAQIAAQIEYCLRNEWAVAIEYTDDAHPRNTYWNMWGNPMFDLQDAAGAMMELNECRAHNPEHYIRINAFDSTKGWETVRLSFIVNRPSVEPGFRLVRREGAGRTLHYTLESYAVNRQPEGARYG, encoded by the coding sequence ATGCGAATCACCCAAGGCACCTTTTCCTTCCTGCCCGACCTGACCGACGCCCAGATCGCGGCGCAGATCGAGTACTGCCTGCGCAACGAGTGGGCCGTGGCCATCGAGTACACCGACGATGCCCATCCGCGCAACACCTACTGGAACATGTGGGGCAACCCCATGTTCGACCTGCAGGACGCCGCCGGCGCCATGATGGAACTCAACGAGTGCCGGGCCCACAACCCGGAGCACTACATCCGCATCAACGCCTTCGACTCCACCAAGGGCTGGGAGACGGTGCGGCTGTCCTTCATCGTCAATCGCCCGAGCGTCGAGCCGGGCTTCCGCCTGGTCCGCCGCGAAGGCGCCGGCCGCACCCTGCACTACACGCTCGAGAGCTACGCGGTGAACCGCCAGCCCGAGGGCGCGCGCTACGGCTGA
- the aroG gene encoding 3-deoxy-7-phosphoheptulonate synthase AroG: MPESLKPIDDVRIKEIKELAPPAHVLREFPATETAAATAWETRRNLHRILHGMDDRLLVIIGPCSIHDYDAAMEYARLLKDEADRLKDDLVIVMRVYFEKPRTTVGWKGLINDPYLDGSFKINEGLRLARKLLWEINELGLPAGTEFLDMITPQYVADLISWGAIGARTTESQVHRELASGLSCPVGFKNGTDGNIKIAVDAIKAAQSPHHFLSVTKAGHSAIVSTSGNEDCHVILRGGKSTNFDAESVDAACKELAASSVPARVMIDFSHANSRKQHRLQIEVANDVAGQMSAGDDRIIGVMIESHLKEGRQDLKPGCELEYGKSITDACIGWDDSVQVLETLAEAVRNRRVQKASA; this comes from the coding sequence ATGCCCGAGTCCCTCAAACCCATCGACGACGTCCGTATCAAGGAGATCAAGGAACTGGCCCCGCCGGCCCATGTCCTGCGCGAATTTCCGGCCACCGAGACGGCCGCCGCCACGGCGTGGGAAACCCGTCGGAACCTGCACCGGATCCTGCACGGCATGGACGACCGGCTGCTCGTCATCATCGGCCCGTGCTCCATCCACGACTACGACGCCGCGATGGAATACGCCCGCCTGCTCAAGGACGAGGCCGACCGGCTCAAGGACGACCTGGTCATCGTCATGCGCGTCTACTTCGAAAAGCCGCGCACCACGGTGGGCTGGAAGGGGCTCATCAACGATCCCTACCTGGACGGCAGCTTCAAGATCAACGAAGGCCTGCGCCTGGCGCGCAAGCTGCTGTGGGAAATCAACGAACTCGGCCTGCCCGCCGGCACCGAGTTCCTCGACATGATCACCCCGCAGTACGTGGCCGACCTCATCAGCTGGGGCGCCATCGGCGCGCGCACCACGGAAAGCCAGGTGCACCGCGAGCTGGCGTCCGGCCTGTCCTGCCCGGTGGGTTTCAAGAACGGCACCGACGGCAACATCAAGATCGCCGTGGACGCCATCAAGGCCGCCCAATCGCCGCACCACTTCCTCTCGGTGACCAAGGCCGGGCACTCGGCCATCGTGTCCACCAGCGGCAACGAGGACTGCCACGTGATCCTGCGTGGCGGCAAGAGCACCAACTTCGACGCCGAGAGCGTGGACGCCGCCTGCAAGGAGCTGGCTGCCAGTTCGGTGCCGGCACGGGTGATGATCGACTTCTCCCATGCCAACAGCCGCAAGCAGCACCGGCTGCAGATCGAGGTGGCCAACGACGTGGCCGGCCAGATGAGCGCCGGTGACGATCGCATCATCGGCGTGATGATCGAGTCCCACCTCAAGGAAGGCCGCCAGGACCTCAAGCCCGGCTGCGAGCTCGAATACGGCAAGAGCATCACCGACGCCTGCATCGGCTGGGACGACAGCGTGCAGGTGCTCGAGACCCTGGCCGAGGCGGTGCGCAACCGCCGGGTGCAGAAAGCCAGCGCCTGA
- a CDS encoding phosphoribulokinase codes for MSERHPIIAITGSSGAGTSTVQRTFEQIFRREGVTAAVIEGDSFHAYNRMEMRERMAACETADGECKLSHFGPEANLFGELETLFRSYGESGRGKRRKYLHDHDEAAPYGQEPGTFTPWEDLPTGTDLLFYEGLHGAVVDGDINVAQHPDLLIGVVPVVNLEWIQKLHRDKSMRGYSTEAVTDTILRRMHDYVHYIVPQFARTHVNFQRVPMVDTSNPFITRTIPTADESMVVIRFANPKGIDFQYLLSMVHDSFMSRANTIVVPGGKMELAMQLIFTPFVWRLMEERRKLL; via the coding sequence ATGTCCGAACGCCATCCCATCATCGCCATCACCGGCTCGTCCGGCGCCGGCACCAGCACGGTGCAACGCACCTTCGAGCAGATCTTCCGCCGCGAGGGGGTCACCGCCGCCGTCATCGAGGGCGACAGCTTCCATGCCTACAACCGCATGGAGATGCGCGAGCGCATGGCTGCCTGCGAGACCGCCGACGGCGAATGCAAGCTCTCCCACTTCGGCCCCGAGGCCAACCTGTTCGGCGAGCTCGAGACCCTGTTCCGCAGTTATGGCGAAAGCGGCCGCGGCAAGCGCCGCAAGTACCTGCACGACCATGACGAAGCCGCCCCCTACGGCCAGGAACCCGGCACCTTCACGCCGTGGGAGGACCTGCCCACCGGCACCGACCTGCTGTTCTACGAGGGCCTGCACGGCGCCGTGGTCGATGGCGACATCAACGTCGCCCAGCACCCGGACCTGCTCATCGGCGTGGTGCCGGTGGTGAACCTCGAATGGATCCAGAAGCTGCATCGCGACAAGAGCATGCGCGGCTACTCCACGGAGGCGGTCACCGACACCATCCTGCGACGCATGCACGACTATGTGCACTACATCGTGCCCCAGTTCGCGCGCACCCATGTGAACTTCCAGCGCGTGCCCATGGTGGACACCTCCAACCCCTTCATCACCCGCACCATCCCCACCGCGGACGAGTCGATGGTGGTGATCCGCTTCGCCAACCCGAAGGGCATCGACTTCCAGTACCTGCTCAGCATGGTGCACGACAGCTTCATGAGCCGGGCCAACACCATCGTGGTGCCGGGCGGAAAGATGGAGCTGGCCATGCAGCTCATCTTCACGCCGTTCGTCTGGCGCCTGATGGAAGAGCGCCGCAAGTTGCTCTGA
- a CDS encoding class 1 fructose-bisphosphatase — protein sequence MFSLERTTLTEYLISQRRQHPGATGEFNALILQVAQACKAISRAVAHGALAGVLGSAGTENVQGETQKKLDVMADEIFCRATHWGGALAGMVSEENEAPVPIPEGHKLGKYLLVFDPLDGSSNIDVNVAVGSIFSILRAPTPGKHAEADDFLQAGVKQVAAGYAIYGPSTMLVLSVGNGVAGFTFDPILGEFFLTHADIRVPTVTQEFAINASNSRFWESPVRRYVEECLAGKSGPRGKDFNMRWVASLVAETHRILTRGGVFLYPRDRKDPSKPGRLRLLYEANPIGYLIEQAGGRASTGLLPVLEVEPESLHQRIGFVFGSSEEVERIERYHAEPLFGSETHELPLFHSRGLFLTT from the coding sequence ATGTTCAGCCTGGAACGCACCACGCTCACCGAGTACCTGATCTCTCAGCGCCGCCAGCACCCCGGCGCCACCGGCGAGTTCAACGCCCTGATCCTGCAGGTCGCCCAGGCCTGCAAGGCCATCTCCCGGGCGGTCGCCCACGGCGCCCTGGCCGGCGTGCTCGGTTCCGCCGGCACCGAGAACGTGCAGGGCGAAACCCAGAAGAAACTGGACGTGATGGCCGACGAGATCTTCTGCCGCGCCACCCACTGGGGCGGCGCCCTCGCCGGCATGGTGTCGGAGGAGAACGAGGCCCCGGTGCCGATCCCCGAGGGCCACAAGCTGGGCAAGTACCTGCTGGTGTTCGACCCGCTCGACGGCTCCTCCAACATCGACGTCAACGTGGCGGTCGGCTCCATCTTCTCGATCCTGCGCGCACCGACCCCCGGCAAACATGCGGAGGCAGACGACTTCCTCCAGGCCGGCGTCAAGCAGGTGGCGGCGGGCTACGCCATCTACGGCCCGTCGACCATGCTGGTGCTCTCGGTGGGCAACGGCGTGGCCGGCTTCACCTTCGATCCCATCCTCGGCGAGTTCTTCCTCACCCATGCGGACATCCGTGTGCCCACGGTGACCCAGGAGTTCGCCATCAACGCCTCCAACTCGCGTTTCTGGGAGTCGCCGGTGCGCCGCTACGTGGAGGAATGCCTGGCCGGCAAGAGCGGTCCGCGCGGCAAGGATTTCAACATGCGCTGGGTCGCCTCGCTAGTGGCCGAAACCCACCGCATCCTCACCCGTGGCGGCGTCTTCCTCTACCCGCGCGACCGCAAGGACCCGAGCAAACCGGGGCGCCTGCGCCTGCTCTACGAGGCCAACCCGATCGGCTACCTCATCGAGCAGGCGGGCGGGCGGGCCTCCACCGGCCTGCTGCCGGTGCTGGAAGTCGAACCGGAATCGCTGCATCAGCGCATCGGCTTCGTCTTCGGATCCAGCGAGGAGGTCGAACGCATCGAGCGCTACCACGCCGAGCCGCTGTTCGGCAGCGAGACGCATGAGCTACCGCTGTTCCACTCGCGCGGCCTGTTCCTGACGACCTGA
- a CDS encoding form I ribulose bisphosphate carboxylase large subunit: MGASDSIITDPKKRYQAGVLKYAQMGYWDPDYEVKDTDVLAVFRITPQEGVDPVEAAAAVAGESSTATWTVVWTDRLTASDKYRAKAYRVDPVPGQDNQYFCYVAYDIDLFEPGSVANLTASVIGNVFGFKPLLALRLEDMRLPQAYVKTYQGPPTGIVVERERLEKYGRPLLGATMKPKLGLSGKNYGRVVYEALRGGLDFSKDDENINSQPFMHWRDRFLYCMEGVNSAAAHSGEIKGHYLNITAGTMEEMYKRAEFARDLGSCIVMVDLIIGWTAIQSISNWCRDNDMILHMHRAGHSTYTRQKTHGVSFRVIAKWLRLAGVDHVHAGTAVGKLEGDPMTVQGFYNVCRDTVTEQDLPRGIFFEQDWCSLNRVMPVASGGIHAGQMHQLLDLFGDDVVLQFGGGTIGHPMGIQAGAQANRVALESMVLARNEGRDIVNEGPDILKAAAETCRPLRAALDTWGEVTFNYTSTDTSDFVATPTTA; this comes from the coding sequence ATGGGTGCGAGCGACTCGATCATCACCGATCCGAAAAAGCGGTATCAGGCCGGCGTGCTGAAGTATGCCCAGATGGGCTACTGGGACCCGGATTACGAAGTCAAGGATACCGACGTGCTGGCGGTGTTCCGCATCACGCCGCAGGAAGGTGTCGATCCGGTCGAGGCCGCCGCCGCGGTGGCCGGCGAATCGTCGACCGCCACCTGGACGGTGGTGTGGACCGACCGCCTGACCGCCAGCGACAAGTACCGCGCCAAGGCCTACCGGGTCGATCCGGTGCCGGGGCAGGACAATCAGTACTTCTGCTACGTGGCCTACGACATCGACCTGTTCGAGCCCGGTTCGGTGGCCAACCTCACCGCCTCGGTGATCGGGAACGTGTTCGGCTTCAAGCCGCTGCTGGCCCTGCGCCTCGAGGACATGCGCCTGCCGCAGGCCTACGTGAAGACCTACCAGGGCCCCCCGACCGGCATCGTGGTCGAACGCGAGCGCCTGGAAAAATACGGCCGCCCGCTGCTGGGCGCCACCATGAAGCCCAAGCTCGGCCTGTCGGGCAAGAACTACGGGCGCGTGGTGTACGAAGCCCTGCGCGGCGGCCTGGACTTCTCCAAGGACGACGAGAACATCAACTCGCAGCCCTTCATGCACTGGCGCGACCGCTTCCTGTACTGCATGGAGGGGGTCAACAGCGCCGCCGCCCACAGCGGCGAGATCAAGGGCCATTACCTGAACATCACCGCCGGCACCATGGAGGAGATGTACAAGCGCGCCGAGTTCGCCCGCGACCTGGGCTCGTGCATCGTCATGGTGGACCTGATCATCGGCTGGACCGCGATCCAGTCGATCAGCAACTGGTGCCGCGACAACGACATGATCCTGCACATGCACCGTGCCGGTCACAGCACCTACACCCGCCAGAAGACCCACGGGGTGAGCTTCCGCGTGATCGCCAAGTGGCTGCGCCTGGCCGGTGTCGACCATGTGCATGCCGGTACCGCGGTGGGCAAGCTCGAGGGCGACCCGATGACCGTGCAGGGCTTCTACAACGTGTGTCGTGACACCGTGACCGAGCAGGATCTGCCGCGCGGCATCTTCTTCGAGCAGGACTGGTGTTCGCTCAACCGCGTCATGCCGGTGGCCTCGGGCGGCATCCACGCCGGCCAGATGCACCAGCTGCTCGACCTGTTCGGCGACGACGTGGTGCTGCAGTTCGGCGGCGGCACCATCGGCCACCCGATGGGCATCCAGGCCGGCGCCCAGGCCAACCGCGTCGCCCTCGAATCGATGGTGCTGGCGCGCAACGAAGGGCGCGACATCGTCAACGAAGGCCCGGACATCCTCAAGGCGGCCGCCGAGACCTGCCGCCCGCTGCGCGCCGCGCTCGATACCTGGGGCGAGGTGACCTTCAATTACACGAGTACCGATACGTCGGACTTCGTGGCGACGCCGACGACGGCTTGA
- the cbbX gene encoding CbbX protein encodes MSTTEALADTTEQRPAPPPAERIDLAAEYREAGVADVLERLDNELVGLAPVKQRVREIAALLLVDRVRQRVGLATEPPSLHMCFTGNPGTGKTTLALRMAEVLHRLGYVRKGHVVSVTRDDLVGQFIGHTAPKTKDVLKRAMGGVLFIDEAYYLYRPENEKDYGQEAIEILLQVMENQRDDLVVILAGYADRMERFFASNPGMKSRIAHHVDFPDYDNDELVQIAERMLADWNYRFDEGGQEAFEEYLVLRRRQPHFANARSVRNALDRMRLRQALRLFNAGEQTISVDALQTLTAADVRSSRHFADTAGHAKP; translated from the coding sequence ATGAGCACCACCGAAGCCCTTGCCGACACGACTGAACAACGCCCGGCGCCGCCGCCGGCGGAGCGCATCGACCTGGCCGCGGAATACCGCGAGGCCGGTGTCGCCGACGTGCTCGAACGCCTCGACAACGAGCTCGTCGGCCTCGCCCCGGTCAAGCAGCGGGTGCGCGAGATCGCCGCCCTGCTGCTGGTGGACCGGGTGCGCCAGCGCGTGGGCCTGGCCACCGAGCCGCCCTCCCTGCACATGTGCTTCACCGGCAACCCCGGCACCGGCAAGACCACCCTCGCCCTGCGCATGGCCGAAGTGCTGCACCGGCTCGGCTACGTGCGCAAGGGCCACGTGGTGTCGGTCACCCGCGACGATCTGGTGGGCCAGTTCATCGGCCACACCGCGCCCAAGACCAAGGACGTGCTCAAGCGCGCCATGGGCGGGGTGCTGTTCATCGACGAGGCCTACTACCTGTACCGCCCGGAAAACGAAAAGGATTACGGCCAGGAGGCCATCGAGATCCTGCTTCAGGTGATGGAGAACCAGCGCGACGATCTGGTGGTGATCCTGGCCGGCTACGCCGACCGCATGGAGCGCTTCTTCGCCTCCAACCCGGGAATGAAGTCGCGCATCGCCCACCATGTGGACTTCCCCGATTACGACAACGACGAACTGGTACAGATCGCCGAGCGCATGCTCGCCGACTGGAACTACCGCTTCGACGAGGGCGGCCAGGAGGCCTTCGAGGAATACCTCGTCCTGCGTCGTCGCCAGCCCCATTTCGCCAATGCCCGCAGCGTGCGCAACGCGCTCGACCGCATGCGCCTGCGCCAGGCCCTGCGCCTGTTCAACGCCGGCGAGCAGACCATCAGCGTGGACGCCCTGCAGACCCTGACGGCGGCCGATGTGCGCAGCAGCCGGCATTTTGCCGACACCGCCGGGCACGCCAAACCCTAG
- the fba gene encoding class II fructose-bisphosphate aldolase (catalyzes the reversible aldol condensation of dihydroxyacetonephosphate and glyceraldehyde 3-phosphate in the Calvin cycle, glycolysis, and/or gluconeogenesis), translating into MAMIALRQLLDHAAEHGYGVPAFNINNMEQIQAIMAAAEATDSPVILQASAGARGYAGEPYLRKMVEAAVEQHPQIPVCMHQDHGASPAICQQSIRSGFTSVMMDGSLREDMKTPASYDYNVEVTRKVVEMAHAVGVSVEGELGCLGSLETGQAGEEDGVGAEGTLAHDQLLTDPSEAADFVAATGVDALAVAIGTSHGAYKFTRPPTGDILAIDRIRAIHARIPDTHLVMHGSSSVPQEWLAIIREFGGEIGETYGVPVEAIVEGIKSGVRKVNIDTDLRLAMTGAMRRLAVEKKAEFDPRKFFKAARDAARDICQARFEAFGSAGHASRIRPLPLEALARQYAGK; encoded by the coding sequence ATGGCCATGATTGCACTACGCCAACTGCTGGACCACGCCGCCGAGCACGGCTACGGCGTGCCGGCCTTCAACATCAACAACATGGAACAGATCCAGGCCATCATGGCCGCCGCCGAGGCGACCGACAGCCCGGTGATCCTCCAGGCCAGTGCCGGCGCCCGCGGCTACGCCGGCGAGCCCTATCTGCGCAAGATGGTGGAGGCGGCAGTCGAGCAGCACCCGCAGATTCCCGTGTGCATGCACCAGGACCACGGCGCCAGCCCGGCCATCTGCCAGCAGTCCATCCGCTCGGGCTTCACCAGCGTGATGATGGACGGCTCCCTGCGCGAGGACATGAAAACGCCCGCCAGCTACGACTACAACGTCGAGGTCACCCGCAAGGTGGTCGAGATGGCCCATGCCGTGGGCGTGAGCGTGGAGGGCGAGCTGGGCTGCCTCGGCTCGCTGGAAACCGGCCAGGCCGGCGAGGAAGACGGTGTCGGCGCCGAAGGCACGCTGGCCCACGACCAGCTGCTCACCGATCCGTCCGAAGCCGCCGACTTCGTCGCCGCCACCGGTGTCGACGCCCTCGCGGTGGCCATCGGCACCAGCCACGGCGCCTACAAGTTCACCCGCCCGCCCACCGGCGACATCCTCGCCATCGACCGCATCCGCGCCATCCATGCGCGGATCCCCGACACCCACCTGGTGATGCACGGCTCCTCCAGCGTGCCGCAGGAGTGGCTCGCCATCATCCGCGAGTTCGGCGGCGAGATCGGCGAAACCTACGGCGTGCCGGTCGAAGCCATCGTCGAAGGCATCAAGAGCGGCGTGCGCAAGGTCAACATCGACACCGACCTGCGCCTGGCCATGACCGGCGCCATGCGCCGCCTCGCGGTGGAAAAGAAGGCCGAATTCGATCCGCGCAAGTTCTTCAAGGCCGCCCGCGACGCCGCCCGCGACATCTGCCAGGCCCGCTTCGAGGCCTTCGGCTCGGCCGGCCACGCCAGCCGCATCCGCCCGCTGCCGCTCGAGGCCCTCGCCCGCCAGTACGCGGGCAAGTAA
- the tkt gene encoding transketolase: MNTRLSTAAIDTLRANALRFLAIDAVEAAQSGHPGMPMGMAEIAVALWTRHLKHDPATPEWADRDRFVLSNGHGSMLLYGLLHLSGYDLTLDDIKQFRQLDSRTAGHPEVGHTPGVETTTGPLGQGLANAVGMAMAEKLLAAEFNRPGHTVVDHRTWVFMGDGCLMEGISHEAASLAGVQRLSKLVCFWDDNRISIDGNVAGWFTDDTPARFRAYGWNVIEGVDGHDVEDVDRAIREAQANMDNDIGPTLICCLTTIGKGSPAKAGSAGVHGAPLGADEIAATRTALDWPHAPFEVPDEIRASFDARDRGEAARIEWQARFEAYRAAHPELAAEFSRRVRGDLPSSWRALAPALVRRADNEAATVATRKASQTAIERLARALPELLGGSADLTHSNLTDWPECGAVRADQFGRHINWGVREFGMAAALNGISLHGGYLPFGATFLVFSDYARNAIRMSALMRQRVVYVMTHDSIGLGEDGPTHQPVEHVPSLRLIPNLDVWRPCDAVETQAAWNAGITRRDGPALLALSRQALPHQARSEAQLAAIERGGYVLADAHDPQLIILATGSEVALAMAARDALTADGIGVRVVSMPCTNVFDRQDDAWKRSVLPGDIPRLAVEAAQPDLWWKYLAGAPRSAVVGIDHFGASAPAGALMQRFGFTAEAVTGAARALIEP, from the coding sequence ATGAACACCCGCCTTTCCACCGCCGCCATCGACACCCTGCGCGCCAACGCCCTGCGCTTCCTGGCGATCGATGCGGTCGAGGCCGCCCAGTCCGGCCATCCCGGCATGCCGATGGGCATGGCCGAGATCGCCGTTGCGCTCTGGACGCGCCACCTCAAGCACGATCCGGCCACCCCGGAGTGGGCCGACCGCGACCGCTTCGTGCTCTCCAACGGGCACGGCTCCATGCTGCTCTACGGACTGCTGCACCTGAGCGGCTACGACCTCACGCTGGACGATATCAAGCAGTTCCGTCAGCTCGACAGCCGCACCGCCGGCCACCCGGAGGTGGGGCACACGCCAGGCGTGGAGACCACCACCGGCCCGCTCGGCCAGGGCCTGGCCAACGCCGTCGGCATGGCCATGGCCGAGAAGCTGCTGGCCGCGGAATTCAACCGCCCCGGCCACACCGTCGTCGACCACCGCACCTGGGTGTTCATGGGCGACGGCTGCCTCATGGAAGGCATCAGCCACGAGGCCGCCAGCCTGGCCGGCGTGCAGCGCCTGTCCAAACTGGTGTGCTTCTGGGACGACAACCGCATCTCCATCGACGGCAACGTCGCCGGCTGGTTCACCGACGACACCCCGGCCCGCTTCCGTGCCTACGGCTGGAACGTGATCGAAGGCGTCGACGGCCATGACGTGGAGGACGTGGACCGCGCCATCCGCGAGGCGCAGGCCAACATGGACAACGACATCGGCCCGACGCTGATCTGCTGCCTCACCACCATCGGCAAGGGCAGCCCCGCCAAGGCCGGCAGCGCTGGCGTGCATGGGGCGCCGCTGGGGGCGGACGAGATCGCCGCCACGCGCACCGCGCTCGACTGGCCCCATGCCCCCTTCGAGGTGCCGGACGAGATCCGCGCGAGCTTCGACGCCCGCGACCGCGGCGAAGCGGCCCGCATCGAGTGGCAGGCCCGCTTCGAGGCCTACCGCGCCGCCCACCCGGAACTGGCCGCCGAGTTCTCCCGTCGGGTCCGTGGCGATCTCCCCTCCAGCTGGCGCGCCCTGGCGCCGGCCCTGGTGCGCCGTGCCGACAACGAAGCGGCCACCGTCGCCACCCGCAAAGCCAGCCAGACGGCCATCGAGCGCCTCGCCCGCGCCCTGCCCGAACTGCTCGGCGGCTCCGCCGACCTGACCCATTCCAACCTCACCGACTGGCCTGAATGCGGCGCCGTGCGCGCCGACCAGTTCGGCCGCCACATCAACTGGGGGGTGCGCGAATTCGGCATGGCGGCAGCACTCAATGGCATCAGCCTGCATGGCGGCTATCTGCCCTTCGGCGCCACCTTCCTGGTGTTCTCCGACTACGCCCGCAACGCCATCCGCATGAGTGCGCTGATGCGCCAGCGGGTGGTTTACGTGATGACCCACGACTCCATCGGCCTGGGCGAGGACGGCCCCACCCACCAGCCGGTCGAGCATGTGCCCAGCCTGCGCCTGATCCCCAACCTGGACGTGTGGCGCCCCTGCGACGCGGTGGAGACCCAGGCCGCCTGGAACGCCGGCATCACCCGCCGGGACGGCCCCGCGCTGCTGGCCCTGTCACGCCAGGCCCTGCCCCACCAGGCGCGCAGCGAAGCCCAGCTCGCGGCCATCGAACGGGGCGGCTATGTGCTCGCCGACGCCCACGATCCGCAATTGATCATCCTCGCCACCGGCTCCGAAGTGGCGCTGGCCATGGCCGCCCGCGACGCCCTGACCGCCGACGGCATCGGCGTGCGCGTGGTGTCCATGCCCTGCACCAATGTCTTCGATCGCCAGGACGACGCGTGGAAGCGCAGCGTGCTGCCCGGCGACATCCCCCGCCTGGCCGTGGAAGCCGCCCAGCCCGATCTGTGGTGGAAGTATCTGGCCGGCGCACCGCGCAGCGCCGTGGTCGGCATCGACCACTTCGGCGCCTCAGCCCCCGCCGGCGCCCTCATGCAGCGCTTCGGCTTCACCGCCGAGGCCGTGACCGGCGCCGCACGCGCGCTGATCGAACCGTGA